In Lacibacter sp. H375, one DNA window encodes the following:
- the pheS gene encoding phenylalanine--tRNA ligase subunit alpha — MEQVLQQIETLKKEIETLQIDSAKALEEYRIKFLGTKGLVKALMGEMKNVANEQKKAFGQNMNEFKQFAEAKYEEWKALTGNGTDDTATKVDLTLPGDALPIGSRHPISLMRNRMVNIFQRLGFSVAEGPEIDDDFHNFTALNLPENHPARDMQDTFYISTDPAWLLRTHTSNVQIHEMQKGKLPIRIITPGRVYRNETISARSHCFFHQIEGLYVDEKVSFADLKQTLYFFVQEMFGKDVKVRFRPSYFPFTEPSAEMDISCLLCNGEGCSVCKKTGWLEILGCGMVHPKVLENCGIDSNKYSGFAFGMGIERPALLKYGIKDIRLFSENDVRFLKQFTGAV, encoded by the coding sequence ATGGAACAGGTGTTACAACAGATCGAGACTTTAAAGAAAGAAATTGAAACGTTACAGATCGACAGTGCCAAGGCGCTGGAAGAGTACCGTATCAAATTTCTTGGCACCAAAGGTTTGGTGAAAGCGCTCATGGGCGAAATGAAAAATGTGGCCAACGAACAGAAGAAAGCGTTCGGTCAAAACATGAATGAGTTCAAACAGTTTGCCGAAGCGAAATACGAAGAGTGGAAAGCGTTGACCGGAAACGGTACTGATGATACAGCAACTAAAGTTGATCTCACATTGCCTGGTGATGCATTGCCTATCGGCAGCCGTCACCCCATCAGTTTGATGCGCAATCGCATGGTAAATATTTTCCAGCGTTTGGGTTTCTCTGTTGCCGAAGGACCGGAAATTGATGACGACTTCCACAACTTCACCGCATTAAATCTTCCCGAAAATCATCCTGCACGTGATATGCAGGATACATTTTATATCAGCACCGATCCTGCATGGCTGTTACGTACGCACACAAGCAATGTGCAGATTCATGAAATGCAAAAGGGCAAACTGCCGATCCGCATTATTACACCGGGTCGTGTGTATCGTAACGAAACCATCAGCGCAAGAAGTCATTGCTTCTTCCATCAAATAGAAGGTTTGTATGTTGATGAGAAAGTAAGCTTTGCCGATCTCAAACAAACACTCTACTTCTTTGTGCAGGAAATGTTTGGCAAAGATGTGAAGGTTCGTTTCCGTCCTTCTTACTTTCCGTTCACTGAACCAAGTGCAGAAATGGACATCAGTTGTTTATTATGTAATGGCGAAGGTTGCAGTGTGTGTAAGAAAACAGGTTGGTTAGAAATTCTTGGTTGCGGCATGGTGCATCCGAAAGTGTTGGAGAACTGCGGCATCGACAGTAATAAATATTCAGGCTTTGCATTTGGTATGGGCATCGAACGCCCAGCTTTGCTGAAGTATGGTATTAAAGACATTCGTTTGTTTAGTGAGAACGATGTGCGGTTTTTAAAACAATTTACGGGAGCGGTTTAA
- a CDS encoding 3-hydroxyacyl-CoA dehydrogenase NAD-binding domain-containing protein, producing the protein MVQTLCVCGAGTMGSGIAQAAAQSGIYTLLFDLNTEVLQKAEASINSNLDSLVAKQKITEEQRNNIKGNLQYINDINGCIADVIIEAIIEKPEAKIALFNQLAEINHSDTIFASNTSSLSISLLQKSIQKPQRVAGLHFFNPATIMKLVEVVRGEQTNQEVIEQLVALTIQMNKTPVICKDSPGFIVNRVARPYYIEALKLVEDGIADFATVDALMEASGFKMGPFKLMDLIGNDINYAVSCSVYEQLGQPERLKPSPIQKEKVESNKLGRKTGEGYYKY; encoded by the coding sequence ATGGTTCAGACTTTATGCGTTTGCGGTGCAGGAACTATGGGCAGCGGTATTGCACAGGCTGCTGCACAAAGCGGCATCTATACACTACTCTTTGATCTGAACACTGAAGTATTACAAAAAGCTGAAGCATCCATCAATTCCAATCTCGACAGTTTAGTTGCAAAACAAAAAATAACGGAAGAACAACGCAACAATATAAAAGGCAATCTTCAATATATCAACGACATCAATGGTTGCATTGCCGATGTAATTATTGAAGCCATCATTGAAAAGCCCGAAGCAAAAATTGCCTTGTTCAATCAACTGGCAGAGATCAATCACAGCGATACAATTTTCGCAAGTAACACTTCTTCGTTATCCATTTCACTTTTACAGAAATCAATACAGAAACCACAACGGGTTGCAGGTTTGCATTTCTTTAATCCTGCCACCATTATGAAATTAGTTGAAGTGGTTCGTGGTGAACAAACCAATCAAGAAGTAATTGAACAGTTGGTTGCGTTAACAATACAGATGAACAAAACTCCTGTCATCTGTAAAGATTCTCCCGGCTTTATTGTAAATCGTGTTGCACGACCTTACTATATTGAAGCACTGAAATTAGTGGAAGATGGCATTGCCGATTTTGCAACAGTAGATGCACTAATGGAAGCAAGTGGTTTTAAAATGGGACCGTTCAAACTCATGGATCTTATTGGCAACGATATTAACTATGCTGTAAGCTGCAGTGTGTATGAGCAACTCGGTCAACCCGAACGTTTGAAACCATCACCTATTCAAAAAGAAAAAGTAGAATCAAATAAGCTCGGTCGTAAAACCGGTGAGGGTTACTATAAATATTGA
- a CDS encoding NAD-dependent epimerase/dehydratase family protein: protein MIFVTGGAGLVGSALLKQLLQEKQGPIKALYRTSMPLLLSEEEKQQIEWIKGDVLDVNLLSDIMQDCKQVYHSAAVVSYHSSRRQQMYKINIEGTANMVNMALENNIDKFIHVSSVAAVGRLRQGELITEKTEWTEETNNSHYGKTKYLSEMEVWRGIGEGLNAAIVNPSVILGESNWENGSVAIFKKIHGQFPWYSEGGTGFVDAKDVAEVMIRLMNSDISAERFLLSAEHLSFRDLFNKIADGFGVRAPQRLAKPWMGNLVWRMEALKAMFSNKEPLLTRETASTAQVKTFYDASKVQQMLPGFSFTPIDETVKRTCNWLIDHYGLK, encoded by the coding sequence ATGATCTTCGTTACCGGCGGCGCAGGTTTAGTTGGCTCGGCTTTATTGAAACAGTTGTTGCAGGAAAAGCAGGGACCCATCAAAGCATTGTACCGCACATCAATGCCCTTACTGTTGAGCGAAGAAGAAAAACAACAGATCGAATGGATCAAAGGCGATGTGCTTGATGTAAATCTGCTCAGCGATATTATGCAGGATTGCAAACAGGTGTACCATAGTGCAGCTGTTGTATCATACCACAGCAGTCGCAGGCAGCAGATGTACAAGATCAATATTGAAGGCACGGCCAACATGGTGAACATGGCGCTGGAGAATAATATTGATAAGTTCATTCATGTAAGTTCGGTTGCAGCTGTCGGTCGTTTAAGGCAAGGCGAGCTCATTACTGAAAAAACAGAATGGACTGAAGAGACGAACAACTCACACTACGGCAAAACAAAATATTTATCAGAGATGGAGGTTTGGCGTGGCATCGGCGAAGGTTTGAATGCTGCCATCGTTAATCCTTCCGTTATACTGGGCGAATCGAACTGGGAAAATGGTTCGGTAGCTATCTTCAAAAAAATTCATGGCCAATTTCCCTGGTACAGCGAAGGCGGCACCGGCTTTGTTGATGCAAAAGATGTAGCTGAGGTCATGATCCGTTTAATGAACAGCGATATTTCAGCTGAACGTTTTTTGTTAAGTGCAGAACATTTAAGCTTTCGTGATTTGTTCAATAAGATTGCAGATGGATTTGGTGTTCGTGCACCGCAGCGTTTAGCAAAACCGTGGATGGGCAATCTTGTTTGGCGCATGGAAGCACTCAAAGCTATGTTCAGTAATAAAGAACCCTTGCTCACAAGAGAAACGGCCAGCACCGCCCAGGTGAAAACTTTCTACGATGCATCAAAAGTGCAACAGATGTTACCGGGTTTTAGCTTTACACCTATCGATGAAACGGTGAAGCGTACCTGTAATTGGCTTATCGACCATTACGGTTTAAAATAG